The DNA region ATTACAGGTTtccttttctttgattttctatCTAGTTTCTTTTTTTTGGTCTTCCTCTTAATTTTTTCGTTTTTCTTGTTTCGATTTTCCTCtttgatttttcatattttttttcttatgaggatttcagtttttttctctttcctcctttaataaaaatgtgataataTTTAGACAAATCAAATAGACACAATGCTTTAGAGAATATTTAGGTACCATTTTTTGCCATTTTGGGGAATATTAGTGTCCAAGTGCAATGATATAACTAATGTTTTAGATCTTTTATGCAATTATAATGAGTTTCATATTTTTAAGGTATCAAATATCCTTTAGAATTGTTTAATAAGCTTTTGAGCAAAAAAGTGTTCATTGCCAATGAAAAGCTTGTGCTCTCACCTTGCACCTTTATTTGTGGGTGTCCATTCTCAATGGAACCAAATAATTACAATTCTTTGGTTCTGAGTTATACGGCTTGTGAATCATGTGtacttttatttatgtgaaggtGTTGGTGATGTTTTCTATCAAGAACTAATAGGAACAATTCCTTCCATTGTACAAGGGTTATACTGGTACAACCAACCCCCATATCCTGACTAACGGAATAGACTCGATTAAATGTTGTTATTTATAATGTTTTATGAGTCCTTCATGCTTTATAGAAGCTCAAAATTGTTCATAGAAAacagtttttaattttattgttttatgaGAAGTATTTGAGAAAGGTTAAACGGAACTTAGGTCAAAGCCTCAAATTGTGACCCACATAATTTTTCTAATGAGAAAAATTAGATCCAGGACGCTGCATGTTTGATCGTCAGAGGCACCGACCCACTTTCATCCTCCTCGTAGAACTTTCAGTTTGATGTTTGTACAACTGATCTAGGGTTTGGTTTGAAAAGCCTAGGTTTAAAATTGAAGCATTCTTGTGCTTCTTTGGACTTCAAAAGCATAGGGATTTTGATGGATATTGTGATTCGAGTCAAGCATTGTGTTTTGCTACATAGGTAGCGGGTGAGGtggaaaagaacaaaaaaaatttgtgcATTAATTTTATTTCCTTCTGGAGGGTTGAGGGAGGCTTCAACATTAGACTAGAAGTTGTTTCAAATGGTTTTACtgaaattgttttgttttattccCCCTTTCCTTCTTAATTTTACTGTATAGTTCACAATTCTTGTCTTTGACAATTTATTTCTTTGTGACTGCTTTCTTGTTTTTTAGCATCTAAATTTCATTGTTTATATTAGCATAGTTATTATACCTTCTTCCCCAACCGCCAATTTAATTCTATGggtattttttatatttctaatagaATATTTTGTTAATCAGGTTACTctctttattgttattgttgttgacTTGTTGTACCCAATGGTTCTAATTCACAAGGAGACCAAGGTAAATAAGATAGTTGTGATTTGTTCATGTATTAGCCAAAACTTAGGAGGTTTGGCAAAACGTTGTTAGCCtttttagttggtttgtttAACAAGTTGAGAGTGTTGGTTTTTAAGCTAGTTGGATAAATTGCCTTTTTAAGGAAAATTATACTTTGGTTGTCGATTGTTGGACCAACAAGCAAAAAGCTAATGAAAAAAGCTAACCAAGCTAGCCTTTTGTctttggcttaaaagccaggTTTTTAGTTGGCTAAAAATCCATTTaccaaaaattttcttttgGCTTTTTGCCAACAAGCTAAAAGCCACCTTAATCGACTAGTTGGTTTGCTCTTTCCGCTTGAAGCTTGAATTCTATTGGTTGTTGGATCGAATGCCTAAATAGAGTTTTACAGCTGTAAAGAttatatattactccctcccttACAAAGTTATACACCATCCATTTCTTTACTTCCATAAGATGTACCCTTTTTTCTATACAATTCAATAAAGAGTAAATTTTTTCTATACACCTTCTGCTTAATTccatttaaagtaaattttttatttctgaTCATTGTTCCATCACCTTCCCCTTTTTTTCTCTCTAGTTTTCTCTCCTTATTCTCACAACCTTCTTGCTACATTCTACAAAGTCTCCAGGGAAATACTTTAGGTGTTGAGGTACCTCCTTGAAAATTTTTGTACAAAGAACGAATTTGTTAGGATGATGAAGTATGCACCCTTTGTCCCGCCAGGTTGAAAATAACATATTTGGCTTTTGTTTTTGGGGTGGGGGGTGGAGGGGTAAATGATAAGAATCTCTTTTCATTAaggattttaattaatgatAGCAACTTACCTAACCAACTATTTTTCTACAAGCTAGCAAATACAGTTGagcaaagaaaaaagaagaaaagagagaaGTAGAACTGAAGAAGAACAGATATTATGGTGAAAGCTTAACTATTGAATTCTTAGAAGTCTTTTTTTGTTGGACTGCACGATTTAACATAGATTTGCATAAAATTGAAGATGGTTATGTTTTATGCAGGAGGATAGTGAAAAGACAGGCAAGGTGACATCTGCTGGGATGTATTTCTTGCATTTTCAAGTATATAGGTTGGATTCAACTGTAAACGCTGTAAGTAAATGTATCATACATACTTGTGTACAGGAAAGAATTGTTTCAAAGTTGAGTTGTCACTTTTTGTGGCtataattgattttgatttgtgtCTGCGTGGATGCACAGTTAGCTATCGCCAAGGATCCTGAAGCTGCTTTCTTTAAAAGATTAGAGGGTCTACAACCTTGTGAGGTCTCAGAACTGAAACCGGGCACCCACATTTTTGCTGTCTATGGTTTGCACTAGTCCTTCAACGTGTGTTTATTTGATTGTCTTCAACTTGTATTAGTTGCAAGAACTTTTGCTTTATGCTTGAGCTGTTGTCTAAAAGATATGTCATGTGGACTTAGGTGATAACTTTTTTAAACCCGCCTCATACACGATAGAAGCACTTTGCGCAAAGACTTTTGAAGACACAACAGAGAAGCTGAAAGACATTGAGGCCCAAATCttgagaaaaagaaatgaaCTCCGTCAATTTGAATCAGAGTATAGAAAGGTATACTATGAAATCTAAAAAGAATTAAGTTGTTTTTACATTGTAACCAATTatagttttgtaaaattttattttgcaaCATGTGTTGATTGGCAGACGTTGGCTCGTTTTCAAGAAGTGACAAACAAATACAACCTAGAAAAACAGTCTGTAAGCTTCATCACTTTGACATCTTTTTTATGTCATTTGATACATGCAGGAATTGTTTGTTATGTCATGATTATTCTTGCTTTTGTTACAACTTCTAACTTCAAGCTCTTCATTTTTGCTTCCTTAGTGGGAAGGAACACGACCATTTTTGTAAATGACTCTAGGCATGCCTAGACATAATCCTTTCAACAAACCTGGTctattaataatatactaaataaACATCTAAGAATAATTAAACAATTTTGATTCTTTCCCAAAGAAGGGGTATATGTTATATTCCTCAACTTTTTTCTTAATCATTTAAGAATAAGTTGTCCATTAATCTTTGCTATGACAAATGATGCTCTGTCTCAACttttttcttaatcatagtgCAACAATGTGATTATGGTAGTGGTTGCGGTAAGGAAACAGATTCCGTGGTCAATGCTGATAGTCTAGGGGTTGTTAAACATCTTTACCATACGGTTGCGATACGGTTATGATATGGCTATATATGCAATATTTTGCACTATTATTCAAACTTCAAATAAGTTCTAATTATGGTTGCCCTAGCTGTAATGAGCTCAATTAAGACTAGAAAAACGCAACATTCTCTCCAATTTTACCTTTAGGCTCGCttggattgaaaaaaatatttgagtAAAAAAGTCAACTAATGGAACAAAGGTAATCAAAGATACAAATGAAGTAATTGAAATAAAGAGGTAGAATGAGAGTAAACTAAAAAAGATGATTAAAAAAGGAGGATTATTTCTCTCATTTGGAGGAAAATAATTCCTCCACCCTCTCCTAAGGTAAATTTATACTCCAAAATGAAAGAACTAATTGTTGTTTTATCCttttttcattactttctaACCAACTTTTTCACCtctttaacaattaaatttctttaatcACCTATCTAACAACTTTATTTTTCtacttttacttttatttaccccttaaatatttacatccaATTCAATCGGCTCTTAAGGTAGATATGAGAAATGGATCTTACCTAGAAGGAACCATATTTTGAAGCAATATTCCCAATGCATTATTAACAGCTgccatttcaataaaaaaaaagtcattaatGCTTACGCCACTTGCGTCCATTTGTGCAAATATATAATCTTAACCAATTAAGAGAGCCCTAGAACATTAAATTTTTCCATCATTGAGAAATTAATACGAATTTTGAAGCACACCTTTAGATAGCAATTTAGCATGAATAGGGAAGCGTCAGAATTTAGCATATCATAAGCACTTAAAAGCAGTCCTTTTTTAActtgttttcttaattagaaTGTCAAATTTGACAACCTTTTGACATGTTGAAAGACAAGATACAGACCAAAAAGACACGGCTATTTTCCCAAAGTACGTGTATCAATATGACACGATATAGGCACAGACACTGACCCTTCAGACGCTAGGACATGGCTACCCAGAGAACAAGGAAAAGCTGAATTTGGTTATCTATGGCCATGACTGTTAATTGTTGAAgttcaaatctatttttaaataaGGAACTGATCAAGTTAGTAATACAGTATCTTGTTTTAATGTCCATGTTTTTCAAAACAGGTCGATGAGCTACTAAAGCAACGAGACAGTATTCATTCTGCTTTTACTGTTGTCAGAACACTAAGTAGTCATGGGAGTAGTAGCAATTTGGCCAATGGGAATACATGTAAGACCTCAGTTGAAGATGGCAAGTCGGAAAGCCCTAGCGAAGATGGAGGTTCTGATGGAAAAGACAAATCATCCCGCAGGAGGTGGTTCAATCTCAATCTTAAGGGTTCTGATAAAAAGCTTGGGTGATCTCTTCGGGATATACGCAATAATTTCATTCTTGATCATCTGGTGAGCAGCAGGCAATTGCTTTATTTGCCTTTCAGTGGTTATCTTGTAGTCGTCGCATAGTCTACCAAGTACAGAGGGGTACATACAAAAAGATGGAAGGGATTTTGTTTGTAAAGAGCTTTTAGAGTTCTTTAGATTAATTTCCCTTGCTGATGTATTTGCATCATCGCATGTTTGTTATTTATTGTTGAAGTGAGATATTTTTTTATGGTTTATGCTGTAGATATTATAAAAGTGAGTTTGaggttttgttgtaattatgaATTATTCATTATTGGTCACTTTATGAGCACTGTCCACCAAGAAAGTTTTGCTTACAATTCTGTTATAAAGCTTTTTCTTCATAAGTTATTTTTAGTTCCATGAGAACAATTTGGTTTCCTAGTATGTCTAAGGTTCGGCCCATCACTtcctattttgaaaatttgaataaaataagatgtttcaacaacttaattccaaaaataagtttcgtgaaaatttaattttcaaaataagcgtccgtacatccaaacctagccttggagtaagtcgctgttactaacagcgacttaaaaaaaaaaattattttttaagtgacttaatgcgttttaagttttcagttctcaattacttcctcattccagccgacgagattaaggagttgactggtcaactccttaaagtcgctgttagtaacgacgacttatgacttttatttttatttttttttctttcgctgttagtaacagcgatttataccaagcctaggtttggatatacggacgcttattttgagaattaagttttcacgaagcttatttttggaattaagttgttaaaacatcttatttttttcaaattttctcatattTTATCGTGTATACAATACCTAGTATTATTGTGATGTTATAACAAGTTCATTGCCTACCCTCTTTTTCTCTTGGCCCCGATGACCCGATATTTATATGACTGAAGAGTTGAATTTGACTTAACTcgattttaaaatgaatttaaattaatgtaaaaatcaatatggacaCAAGATTCGATTTTGAACTGTCTTCAAACACCTGACCCAAAATCGACTTGATGACCTATATGATTACATCCATCCGCCATGTACCAAAAAAAAGTTCATAATCATATTAGTAATAAAATTGTAAAgcattttgaagaaaaaaatgtCATATTTGTGCTCTGGAGTGTCACCCTCCCAAAATGGTGTTTTAACGACAATATGCAGGAGAAGGTTCTATGAAAATTTGTGACTTTCTACCACCCTTATAAAGAATTCGGATCAATCCTCAATTAAGGAACTATCATTAAGTCAAATATCCATCTTGAAGCATCCAAGGTCCAGTTTAGTGATTAAGGTGATTAATACAGAGCACGTATATGATTGTCAAGGTAATTAATTCAACTAAATATTTGCACAGATATTAGTTTCTGGAAAACGCATCGGACCTGATACTAACTTCCTTTAGCCGTAGCATTGACATCAAATAGAAGTCTTTGTGGAAGCGAATGCACCACTATTGCTGGTTTTCAACAAGGTGCATAATGAATAAGATATCAAAAATAACCTCAACCAATCTTTTCATTAAAGACGCAATTTTTACTAGCACTCATGAAACATATATACAGCTCAAAGCCTAGGCACACAATTGATTTGGGGAAAACAAAAGGATGAAAAGAAACCTGAGAATCGAGAAAGAGGATTGTGGAGatagagaaaagaaaagggtaTGTAGTCTACAATATGTGTGGAAGCTGATTATCTAATCTCTGTTGCAATTCCTTAATCTTAGAAGAAAGCTCAACCTGCTGTTCCTTGTAGTTTTCCAGTAGATACTCTTTTCCGTTAATTATATCTTTCAGCCCGCTGATTTCCTTTTTCAGCATTTGGATCCTTTCCTCATCTCCTCTACTTTTCCCATGAAACCCAAAATTGACATCTCCATTAATAGACCCATTGACATGACCATTTCTTGTCTCTAATGGTGAAGTCGAGACAGCAGAAGGCTTCTCATTTGACTCTCCGAACGCCAGACAATGATCCGCAATAGCTTTCCTCAGCCTTTGGATTTCTCTCTCCGAATCCAAGAGATCCTTGTTGGCAGAATCAAGCTGTGACCTCAAGTGGTCAGAATGAGATATTTGCGCATTATAAGCATTCTGTAGTTCGGTTATCTGATCCTGCATCTCCAATATCATGTCATCTCTTTGCTTCAACTGATGTCTGAGTTTCTGTATTACTTCTCGCTTGCTATATATTTCAGAACTGGATTCAGATACACATGGTGAGTCCAAAGTACTTGACTGATGGAATGATTTTAAAGGTGGATCACCACGCTCTGGAGATGAAACCCAAACCGCACCATACTCAGATGTAGGAACAGTCACTAGAGGGAGTGACACCTCTTGATCTGTCAAATTTCGGCTGTTCTGAGGGTTCCTTATCTCCATTACACGTTCTCCTACATTAAAAcccaaaaatgacaaatgtatAGTCAAATGAACAGTTCCATCTAATCTAACGCAATAGAAGTATTATTAATCCAGTGCCCAATATTTAGCACACAACAAAAGCACCAAAATCTTATTCCCAAAGATGGGAGCAGCTACATGAACTAAAACATTACCTGCAACAATCCTCCTTTTCCATTTGTCCCTATTCAATGATATGACAATTTCACATCTTAGTATAGTGATCAAAGTTACACTTCCTTAGTTTTACAAGTGCACCAAATTTAGAAATGAAGAGAAGGCAACAATTGGTACAATCTGCTAATGACATGGAAGGAGAGGAAATTGGCCCCAAGGGATAATGGTATTATTAATGTGGGAAAACATGTCAAATGATCACACAAAAAATTATGCGCCTACTTGTAAATTTCTAAAAAGGGATATGCTGCACCCTAAAAGTATAGAAGAAGCTGGAAGTATATTGGTGTTACACTGTTACTTCATATGCACATGTAAAGCCATACAATAACCGTGTGGAAAAGTTGTTTAGGTTCGAACAAACTTTATGTCTCCATTACATATAGGTTCTCCTTTTGTTAGTTCAAAAATGagttataatttgaaattaattttggcTTCATGGGCTTTTAAAGCCTTTCCCAAAAAAGGAATATGGTGTAACAAAGGAAACTTCCAAAAGGAAATACAATGCaattaacaaaagaaagaaggtggTTCACGTAGAGAAACCTAAGATCCTGATGCGCACAAACCTAAGCTGGACTGCCGTCTAGGGTCTagtcaattttaaattacaaaagTTAATCATCATTtacttgaaataatattttcctCGACTTTTAATAGTTGCAATATTTCTCCCAAACATGTCACCATTTTGGGATAAATGTTGCAACTATTAAAAGACACAAGGAAGCATATCATTTGCCACTTATCATAAAACTAGAAGAGAGAAGATATAACATACAAATGACGCATTCTTACATGATACAAGGGTTATCATTATAGAAGTAGATTTCTTCATGGAGTGTGAGTGTTCCAAAGCAGGTCTCAAGCCTGAATTAATGAGTAGGGTAGTAGTAGGTAAGTGATTGTAGCCACATCTTATTCGGAAGCTCAATTCAAATTAATGTGGGGGGCCTCACACATAGACTCACTAGACCTAGTCACCTTGGTGTAGGGATAAGCACGCAATGGTTTCTAGGTCGTCACCCAAAAGTCACATGTCACATCGCCTAATACGGAGTCAAATGAGTAAGGCCTTTATGCTTCATCTTCGGGTGTAGAATTAGTTATACAAGTGTAGGAATGACACCACCTGAAAATTGTGCGCAAAATCTTTTCAAATAAGTAAAGATTGTTAGGTTTCAAGGATAAGAAACCATACAAAAGAATAGAAGCTAAGTTAAAATTAGCATCTTAGAATGTCAAAACTCTTAGGAAAGTACCTAGAGTTTGTATATGTTAATGTGAAGATAAATATAAGGTGTCGCCTATAAACCGAGGACCACATTGCCTAAATGCGAAGTCAAATGAGCAAGTGTTTTACGCTTCACCTCCCATGGTGTAGTGCGCCATCTAAAAACTTTTGGAGGCCATGTGCTAACTATAACAATGAGGCATTAGaaacaaatattaaataaaagattatAAATTACAATAGGAAaaacaccaaataaaaaatacataacatAAGTAATAATACATAAAGCTTTTGCATTTAAAAGATGGAGCTATAAAATACTATTCTCTCCATCTAACTTCAGTTGACACATAAGAGTTTTGACTCATTTTTGGTGTTAAAGGTTGCGACAAGGGTTAAGCAGTGTGAACGGactaaaattttcattatttaataaaatgaatAGTGTGAATATTAAAAGTAAGATTCAATTAAGTAAACTTTTGTTAGCTATTTAAGGTTGATTAGTAAAAactttcaaaaaatattaaaagtaacaaaataagTGTGTGTACTTGAAGAgaactaaaattaaattgagCTCGCATGTTAATTTGATCAATAACTATGGAAAACATTCCAAGCTTTAGAAAGGAAAATCAATGTGAAAAGTTTGCAACATTTAGGTGACGATAATCAGTTCTACTAGTAATCTAATCAGTTTTACTAGTAAATAATGATTTTGGAAAGTGAAAAATCAAAGAATGCAAAACATTGAACAATCACCTCAAAAAATACTCTACCAATTCGACGTATacaaataattacaacaatagtaataatactcATTTGAATTTAAGGCCCCCAAAACAAACCCAAAATTATGTTTGTTTGCACAACCCATTAGTCAGTTGTGTTAAGCATTAAGTATGCCAGAAGCATCACGCCAGATCTCCTAAATGTGGTGTCAAATGAGCAATATTGCATTATAGAAATAAGAGAACAAGAAAAGAATCAAACCTAAGCAAAGAATGGCATTTTAGAATGTTTAACTAAAATTGAGATTAAGGATGGCAGACAGGTAATATTTTGTGGGTATGAAGTTGGTCCATTGTGAGTGGATTTATGTATATGATGCATGGTATCTTGCCCGCCCCATCTACACAATATACtactttataataattatataattttaaattggaaaaaaaaattaagatgcTAAATTTTCAATAACAATGTAGTTAGAGTACTTATGTTTTTAAGGTTCAGATAAAATCTTTtctaaacataaattttaaatattagttCACATATAAATGACATGATGAATTATTAACcataaattttagattttatcttattttttgtgATTTAGAGTAGTCTCACAAAATTCGAGATTCGCTTTGCTTCGTTGTACGGATTCGGGTTTGCTAGTTGGCATATTTGTTGTTCGTTCGGTTTGATTTTAGGTTCATGATTTGTACATTTCGTCtgtcatcaatttttttttcatattattctattgaaaaTATCAAACAAGGTATAAAATAAAGCCAAAAGatagacaaaaaattaaaatactgaACAATCCCACTTTTTCATTActactaaaatttttataatagcAACAAAAACATTTTATAGAATATACAAAGTAAAATTACTGTAAATCAATCAAAAGATGGACTCTTATCCTCTGAGCTCATGGCCTTTTTGAATTGTTTTTAAATGTAACATCATTTAATCAAGTCCAATCCACCTCATATCCTCTAAATCTAAAGGTAAGTCCTCCAAACAAGAGTTCTTTGGATCCCACTTTCTATAGGACTCACTCTTGTAGCTTTCACTAAATTGAGATGGTAGACGAAGATTGCTATAAATATTAACAAGTTTGTCTGCCCTTGAATAGTTTAATCTATTCCTTTTAACAGTGTAAACATTTTCAAAAGTGCTTTTGCTAGGCCTAAGTTAGACGTTATGAGTTAGGTTGGACTTGataaggatgatgatgatgttgtaaTTAAAAACAATTCAAAAAGGTGAGGACCTTAAATAAAGGATAGTAGttcatttttgattgatttacGATAATTTACTTTGTATTGTCCATAAACGGTATTCTTTTACTAGTACAAGTTATGTTAGTAAAATTTTAGTCTTAATGAAAAAATGGAATagttttatgtgttttattttttgtttatcatGTGgctttattataaaataatatggaAAAAAACTCCAACAAACCAAATGCACGAATCATGAACCTAAAAGTCGAACAAAAAAACCTAACCAAACAAACAACAAATATGCAAAGTAGCGAATTGCAAATCCAAATTCGTACAACAAATCAAAGCGAATCTTAATCAATGCAACACATTTTGAATGTAATTATCATgggaaagaaaaaatatattttaagtatgcaaactttaaaaaatgtctatttacaaaCAAAGGTCATAAACTTAGAAATGCTCTACCTGCACTACAATTATAGTAGTTATTCTCATCCAATCCAAAAGAATGTAAACTTGAATTCGATCGACAGTTTCCTAACCTTTGACTAGTTGATCTTTCACTTCCTGAATTTTAAGCATCGAAATGAGTTACATATTATGAAGTTGAGCAATGAATAAAACCCTTTTAAGAAAAGCTTACCTTTCAATATTGTGTCATCTTTTTGTTTACAATCAAACGTCTGTTTCAGTTTGAAGCCAAGACGAATAGATAAAGTACTTAACAAGGCGCCGCCAACAATAAGCACCCAATTTGGACCTTCTCCTTGGGAACTCTTCAACCCAATAGATCTAGCTTCAAAATTggattttgatttcatttttatAGTAGACATTTACAATGTAggaaaaggaaagaaacctgttaAATAAATTCAAACAACCATATGTTAGTGAGTGCTTGCTAGGAAAGTTGTGGAATACGCAGCATTATGATAACAATTTGATAAACCTTAAATGCTATGCATTTATGATTTTATGTCATACAGGTAAAGAGGAAATAGGGGATCGATAATTCCTCCATCCATCCTAGATTTTTTTCAAATGCAGTTGTCCAAAATTATTTGTACCTTATACACTCACTAGAGAAATTATTTTCTAAGTTCCAATGTAAAAGCTAGGAGATCAAGTAGAGTCATCATTTATAAATCATAGTTCATTTCAAATCTATTCCTCCTCCTTGAGAGCTGTTTGGTGGAGGATTACTTGTATTAGTAAATCGTTATTGATTAAATAAGCTACACAACCAAAACCATGAGCAATTCAAGATGGAGGAAGATCAATAGCATACAACCACATTTATTGATCATCTTTAACCTATAACATAGAGACATTAGACCCTCAGATCCACAATTTCACTCCCTTTATTCCATTTTTCC from Amaranthus tricolor cultivar Red isolate AtriRed21 chromosome 3, ASM2621246v1, whole genome shotgun sequence includes:
- the LOC130807509 gene encoding uncharacterized protein LOC130807509 codes for the protein MSTIKMKSKSNFEARSIGLKSSQGEGPNWVLIVGGALLSTLSIRLGFKLKQTFDCKQKDDTILKGSERSTSQRLGNCRSNSSLHSFGLDENNYYNCSAGERVMEIRNPQNSRNLTDQEVSLPLVTVPTSEYGAVWVSSPERGDPPLKSFHQSSTLDSPCVSESSSEIYSKREVIQKLRHQLKQRDDMILEMQDQITELQNAYNAQISHSDHLRSQLDSANKDLLDSEREIQRLRKAIADHCLAFGESNEKPSAVSTSPLETRNGHVNGSINGDVNFGFHGKSRGDEERIQMLKKEISGLKDIINGKEYLLENYKEQQVELSSKIKELQQRLDNQLPHIL
- the LOC130807508 gene encoding chaperone protein dnaJ 15 isoform X2 — translated: MSSKNGGPSTPILRRDPYEVLSVTRDSTDQEIKTAYRKLALKYHPDKNANNPEAADLFKEVAYSYTILSDPEKRRQYDAAGFEALDAEGMDMEIDLSNLGTVNTMFAALFSKLGVPIKTTISANVLEEALNGTVTVRPLPVGTSVNGKVDKQCAHFFSVSINEEQAQAGIVVRVSSAAQSKFKLLYFEQDANGGYGLALQEDSEKTGKVTSAGMYFLHFQVYRLDSTVNALAIAKDPEAAFFKRLEGLQPCEVSELKPGTHIFAVYGDNFFKPASYTIEALCAKTFEDTTEKLKDIEAQILRKRNELRQFESEYRKTLARFQEVTNKYNLEKQSVDELLKQRDSIHSAFTVVRTLSSHGSSSNLANGNTCKTSVEDGKSESPSEDGGSDGKDKSSRRRWFNLNLKGSDKKLG
- the LOC130807508 gene encoding chaperone protein dnaJ 15 isoform X1, whose amino-acid sequence is MSSKNGGPSTPILRRDPYEVLSVTRDSTDQEIKTAYRKLALKYHPDKNANNPEAADLFKEVAYSYTILSDPEKRRQYDAAGFEALDAEGMDMEIDLSNLGTVNTMFAALFSKLGVPIKTTISANVLEEALNGTVTVRPLPVGTSVNGKVDKQCAHFFSVSINEEQAQAGIVVRVSSAAQSKFKLLYFEQDANGGYGLALQVTLFIVIVVDLLYPMVLIHKETKEDSEKTGKVTSAGMYFLHFQVYRLDSTVNALAIAKDPEAAFFKRLEGLQPCEVSELKPGTHIFAVYGDNFFKPASYTIEALCAKTFEDTTEKLKDIEAQILRKRNELRQFESEYRKTLARFQEVTNKYNLEKQSVDELLKQRDSIHSAFTVVRTLSSHGSSSNLANGNTCKTSVEDGKSESPSEDGGSDGKDKSSRRRWFNLNLKGSDKKLG